GCCGCGCTGGGTCGTACATAGAGCACGCACACTCCCACATACTGGGAAGTCCCGTCATCCCCGTGCGGCTCCAGCAGGAGCTGCGCTGGGCGAGGCGTCACTTCGAGAAGAAGGAGAGGTGCCTCTTCTGCGATGTCATGAAGGAGGAGCTCCGGCAGAAGGCGAGGATCGCGGCCTCGAACGACGCCTTCGTCGCCTTCTGCCCCTATGCGTCGCGCCGGCCCTTCGAGGTGTGGATATTCCCCCGCGACCACCGCTGCGACTTCGAGAACCACATGGCGGAGGACGGTGTGGCGCAACTCTTCGCGGACATGCTCCTCTCCATGGCGGGCGCCGTGGAGGCCGTAATACCCGACTACCAGATGGTCTTCCACAACAGCCCGAACAAGGACGCCCACTACCCGCCCATGAGCCGTTGGGAGACGCTGGCCTGGGACTTCCACTGGCACGTGGAGATACTGCCCGTGCCGGCGGGCTACGACGTCGTGCGCAAGGAAGAGGAGTTCTACATAAACCCCCTGCTCCCCGAGGACGTCGCCGCGGTGCTGCGCGGCGAGGCCGACGCCTCGCGGCTTCTCGGCGGGCGGGGGGAGCGGTCCTGCGGCGGCTGAAGGGCCCGCGGCGGCAGGGCCGTCTTAGAGGCCAAAATCTACGGGGGCGGCTACCCCCAGGCACGGAGGGACCTTATGGACGTGAAGAAAGACATGGATTCCAAGGAGGTCTTGCAGCTCGTCACCTTCAGGCTCGGCAACGAGGAGTTCTCGGTGGACATACTCAAGGTCCAGGAGATCATACGGCTCATGGAGCTCACCAGGGTGCCGCGTTCTCCCGACTTCGTCGAAGGCGTCATAAACCTCAGGGGAAAGGTCATTCCCGTGGTGGACCTTCGCAAGAGGTTCGGCCTTTCCGTGGGGGACGAGTCGAGCAACGAGACGAGGATAATCGTCGTCGAGGTGGGCAACAAGACCGTGGGCTTCAAGGTCGACGCCGTGAGCGAGGTGCTCAGGCTCCCGGCGGAGACGGTGGAGCCGCCGCCCTCGCTCGTGGCCGGCATAGGCTCGGAGTACATATACGGCGTCGGCAAGCTCCAGGACAGGCTGATAATCCTCCTCGACGTGGACCGGGTCCTCGGCGAGGACGAGAAGGCGGCGCTCGGCGAGATGGCCCTGTGAGCCAGACGGCGGTCTTTCCAATCGCCGCGTCATCGAGGCATATCCGTCATGGATGAGCAGGTTAGAGCGCGACTGGACGAAGTGATACTGAAGGCCTGTGACCTGCCCGTGCTGCCAGCCACCGCGCAGCAGGTCCTGCTGCTCATGCAGGACCCCGACGTCTCCATCGAGAAGGTGAAGAAGGTCATAGGCTCC
The DNA window shown above is from Deltaproteobacteria bacterium and carries:
- a CDS encoding chemotaxis protein CheW gives rise to the protein MDVKKDMDSKEVLQLVTFRLGNEEFSVDILKVQEIIRLMELTRVPRSPDFVEGVINLRGKVIPVVDLRKRFGLSVGDESSNETRIIVVEVGNKTVGFKVDAVSEVLRLPAETVEPPPSLVAGIGSEYIYGVGKLQDRLIILLDVDRVLGEDEKAALGEMAL